Below is a genomic region from Phycisphaerae bacterium.
ACGACGTGGACCAGGACGACATCGCGATCTTCAGGGCCTGCCTGACCGGCCCGGGGATACCCGCGGACCCGGCTTGCGCGGGGTGATGCTGAGCGGCCTGCAAACATATCGGCTTTGCCCGCCTGCCGGACGACCAGAAGCACCTCTACCTCGCGATGAGCGATGCCAGGGAATTGATCGAGCGGGTGCTTGGTTCGCAGAAGTAATCGACCTCTGGCCGAGCGATGGCCGTGAACGTTGCCTGGACGTTGGTGACGTTCTGGTACGGCAGAAGACACGTCCGAATCACCACGCAGAGCGGGCGTTGCGTATTGGCACGGTTGATTGTCAGGGGGAAGAGTGCCGACGAGGGCGTCGGCACCACGCATCTGTAGTCACAGCCTCCTCCAGATCGCATCATGCCCAAACCACAGAACATCAGCGATGTTTCTGAACAAGGTGATGGAAGTTAAGATGACGACCAGCATCAAGACGGCGCGCCAGATCAGGTTCTTTCGTTTGTTGCCGATCCAGCCGTAACAGGCGAGTCCTGCCGCCAGCACCGTAAACGGGAGACTGATCAAGCCATAATAGCCGCAGGCACAGCGGGGTGCCAAGAAGGCCAGAAGAATCGCCACAAACGCGATCCACCAGCGCAGGGGTGGCTGGCCTCGGCCACCCGCCCTGGCGTATTCCAGCGTCGGCGGCTGGTTCGTGCCATCATGTAACTGGATTTCATCCTTCATCCTTGGGCCTTCATCCTTTCCTGAGCCCCGCCGCCTTCGCTCAGAAAGCAACGGCGTGCCGGGCTTGCCACGGCGAAGCTTCAGCGAAGCCGGGAACCCCGAACGCTGATCCTTTCGATTCACCTTCAGCGCCGCGTCCGCGATATCGGTGATCCTCACGTCGTTGTATCCAATCACGATTGACTCAACGCGGTTGTTCAGTGGCCGGGTTCACTTGGCAGGCAGGCGATCGGCCTCCAGCATGGCCCGCAGGACGGACCCGGCGGTGGCGCCGGTGCAATCGGTATCCCAGCCGCCCATCACCGTCACACAGATCATCTTGCCGAAGCCCATTTGTCCGTGCAGGTCATTAAACAGGGCAATCGCATCTGCCACTGGTGGGCGATGTTGGCGGTGGCGAACTCCGGACCATGGGGCTTGAGGCAAT
It encodes:
- a CDS encoding ADP-ribosylglycohydrolase family protein, translated to MICVTVMGGWDTDCTGATAGSVLRAMLEADRLPAK